From the genome of Solanum stenotomum isolate F172 chromosome 5, ASM1918654v1, whole genome shotgun sequence:
AGTTAAGGGTCTTCGTGGCTATTATGGATCCGAGATAGGCTACTTTTGAGTGGCAAATGATGGACTCATTCTATGATGGCATAATGGAGCTACTGACTCATTCTGTGACGGCACAATGGACTCTCTTGTGACGGCATAAGGGAgaggtacgtgtttaagattcaatggtaaagtgtgaacatggtcaaatcagtAATAAGAATAGAAATTGTCGAATACgaacatcattcaaatcagggggtgacacgaatgtcagctggggggttttggtttgagattatcaactacaacaacagcaaacaatacgaaataacaataatgagatgggttcttgggatgtgattcgattataggctactATAGACAAAtcggtaattgcaactattagaaaatagctagatattagtgagtaagctagactatagagaaggtaaactttctctcaaacaagtTATCCTGAATCAAGtcaatttctctcgaacatcgacaagcatgcaaaataagaacagccCACATCTTAGTCCATTTACTCTCTCAAGCTAAATGTGGggaattgggtttaggattcactctctcgagttgaacccatgacagCCCAATACCCActaaccatcaatcaataatcttagttttaaaacctctctctcgagcaagccaaaaaccaagggtagaactgtatttgcaactacatttcttaaattaaaccacaattactgattgaactcacttctaaatggcatttaaactaacaattagcaatacccataaactaaattagcccataatcacaccccaagaattagggttttagctagacattattaaaagctaaaaattgttaccaaattgagtttccatcaacttggTAAGActgatttcgtctttacaatgatccaagttgaagaatctcaaagacccacttccaatttctcaaaagtgaaaaatttcaattcttaaaagctaaggaaaactagagaaaacttgtctctCAGTTCAAAACTCTCCAAATTCTGTTCTAAAGACTAATTGATTATGAATAATgattgatactaaactaaacgttcaaaaatgtatttatagtcgccaaaaatgtgttgcgaagagCTACTCGAtgcagtaagtcgggctcgcctatccactcggtgatccaccctttggttAATTCCATCGCCCTTCTGCCTTGGCCTGCAgaatcctcaaggtctgtaactttggacgatccaacactgcatcgcggaaccactcaGCTATCAgttgactgctcctttctctcgccaacttggttctttccttcagggtttggcacactggaactttaggcggttaAATgatccactcggcgacacgccaagTGATATTGGCGATCTTCAGGCTCACCCTTCTTTATTTCCtcagcttgttttgttcctttttgtctgttagtgtccttgcatttctcctcaatccatatacctgaaaatcaaggcattaacatcagtttatagcacaaattaggcatttgaggacactaaatctatcaaagcgcagccctaaatgagtcgtgGGACTCATCAATGGTCATTGGAAAGCAGATAAACGAGTTCTTTGGTATCACAAAGAAATTGCAAGTTCAGGATTTCGCATCCTTTGCAGTTCTGACTCTAATTTGTATGTATGTTGATGCGGACTGGGTTGGTGATCCAAATGACAGAATTTCTACTTCaggttacattcttttctttggaCCAAATCCAGTCAGTTGGTCGTCAAAAAAGTAACATGTTGTGTCTCACTCATCCACCGAGGCCGAGTACAAATCAGTCGCCAATGCACTTGCAGAGCTTACTTGGGTGCGAAACTTACTTCATGAATTATAAGTCACCATTCTGAAGACACCAACCATCTACTGTGACAATGTTGGAGTTACTTATTTATCTCACAACTCATTGTTTCATACTCATATGAAACATGTTGCTGTCGATTTTGCATATGTCCATGACTAGGTTCAAGCTAATCGAGTTCAAGTTTCTCATACTCATGCTTGTGATCAACTTGTTGATACCTTCACCAAGCCACTGACTAAATCAACCTTTACTAGATGTCGTTCCAAGTTAGGTATTGTTACATCATGCCTAACTTGAGGGGGTGTATTAACATATCTTAAGTTTCAGCTTACTTTTGACCAAGTCATAgaatagtattttatttatcttatttactGCTTTATTATATATTGACTAACTCTCCTGATGTGGAGCATATCTAGGAGTAGTTGCCTACAGTAGTGGCCTACAGTTTAGCTTAAGTTAGTTGTAGTTTATATATTTAAGATGGCTGGCAGATTTCAATAAGGTCATCTTTTGACCTCCTTCTCATCTCAATATTTATAAGTTGGAGGATGTGTGTTGATTATAGAGCCTTGAATCAGATCATGGTTAAAGAGAAAATCCATATATCAGTCATTGAGGAGTTGCTTGATGAGTTAGGAGgctctaaaatttattttgagatGACTTGAAATTTGGATATCATCAAATCAAAATGTCTGTTGGACATATTTCTAAAATAGCATTCAAGACTCACTCCGGACACTTTGAATACTTAGTTATGCCCATTGGCTAACTTATGTCATTCCGGTTTTCAGAACCTAATGAACTAGTTATTTTCAATAACATTTGTGAAAGCTTATCTTGGTGTTTATTAATGACATTTTAGTCTATAGTAAATCGAAGATCGTGTGCAACATTGAGAACTACTTTTGACATTCTAAAGCAAAACAAGTTATTAGCCGAAAGGACCAAGgtctcatttgttttcattaataTTAAGACGTCTGAATTTGAAAGCAcatttgaatgattaagatgTTGTTTGTAGGAGTGATTAAGACGGTTTGTTTTTAAGagtaaatattataattataaaaaatagtaattaaatatcacactaataaaatattgaaaaaaaacgACACTCTTTGATAAACATTaagatatttaaattataaataaatattttagatGCTTTATATGCCAGTCACCAAAAAGTTCAACATTTCTTAACAAAGAtgaacattttttctttttataaacgGTGGTGTCTGCACCAACTCACAAGCACCTCCACTATAGTACCAGACAAATGCTCTACCTTCCACCAAGACTTGGAAAGAGGGAAGAGTCTGGTTCAAAAGGTGAACCTTTAGTCTATAAACTGTAGGATAGTCTCCTGTTACTTTCAGCATAAATCAAAAGATTCAGAACTACAACTACCTTCTGATCTCTAGACTAGTCTCTTGTTCCTCCTTTTGTTGCtgttaaaaaaagaagacaaaaaaaagtatCTTCTCCTGATAGCAATGATACAAGATGTGACTGAAATATTCACAACATGAGCTTATTGTTCAATTGCAAATAACATCAGAGTAGAAGCCTATTGTCCTACGCTTGCAGTCTTGGACGTCTAGCAATTCCACGTCAAAAACTTCAAACTGTTTTGAGCTAAAAAATGTTGAAGGCCCAACCTGTGAGACATGGACGACATTGCAAAAATATCAAGATGCAGTTCTACTTATGCATCTTCCAGACACAATAGAGTACTAATTTACATCCTAGTTTCGAGAAATACACTTCATAAGTGTGGCTCTAAATGTGATTTTCAAGGTGTTGACAGCCTATATTTTGGTCAAGCCGGAAGGAAGTTGCAATGGTTGCCTCAATGTGACTTTTGCCTAAATGTAATTTAACGTTTTACTAAACATTTCTTGATCTATGTACACAATATcctaactttgaaaaaaatcgTGCAAAAAACAATGCGTTCAGTTAACACCATTACTTTTTGGACGAAAGAAAAATTATGTGCTAAGCATTAATAATTATGTGCATTAAGAGCTCAGGCCACACCTCACCTATTCATCTATCATGGAAGGAATAAACCATGATCCACAACCATTAATATGCATATTGATTTATGTTTTCTTAATATTACAGAATTAAAAAAtgtaagtttccccttctttttgtatttgttatctagaatgtaattttatatttaattatttggatAAGTTAACActcaacaaacaaataaaaggtTCCTTTTTCATGTGTAAACCTTTTTATGCTATGGAAAATTGTATAACCATAAGTTGGGCAGGAAAAAAACAGTAATGACATGATTTAGAATTGATGTTTTTTAATAGCTTAACTGATTTAAAAGGGTTTCAATTGCTAATGATCACTTACTTCTATGTACTAATGTGAAGTGTAGCCTTTATCAAtccaaataacaaaaataatactccctccgtccatgTTTGACTTGATACCCTCCTTAAGAAGCAATAAATAAAAGGCGGAATGACTTGAAAGACCATTGTACTTGGCTCCGTTTGTCAGTTGAACCCTCATACTCATCACTTTGTCAACTAGACCCTTAAACCCATTATAATACAACATTTCAAGCCCTTTTCTCCTCCGGTCAGAGTGCGTGTAATGGACACGATTACACGTGAAATTCCACATCATTTTTTAGTGCCACATGTGAAATTAAgtgctaaaaaaaaataaatcaaatagatcaattttttaatttcttaaacgtTTCAAATAGTCATCTTCTTCATATATGGTCACAATTTGAGCACTAGATTCATATCCATTAGATCAAATTCTTCTTGATTTAACTTGTAAATTCAACTACAAGTTCACCAACACAAACTCAATGAACCCCAATcaaaaattttaagtaattttacaaattcacaagacccatttattatttttttaagctttttcaaacttatcaatggagttttaaaattttcaatagtcACAATCATCCTTCACATTATCCGCATCTCATCGTTCAAACTATCTAATAAAAGAATGatactaatatttttcaaatcttaaaaacgaaaattttagaagaagttGAGGCTACTGATTtgtataaaagaagaagaagaagaagaggcggAGAAGAGTGAATGTGTGacttgagaaagaagaaagttgagGGATGTGGTGAGGGGTAGAAGAGAGAGGGctggaggagaagaagaaagggtgGGCTGTGGGTGAAGGAGggttgaagaagatgaattttattttttaattttgttaaattgaattttttaaaagtaaaatattgttttaactCGCTTTCAAGCGCGTGTAATCACGCATATTTCCAACTCACCAATATTAATGCCACattggtcaatggtcagaggggtttaaaatattgtgttttgatgAGCTTTAGGGTTTGGTTGGCAAAGTGATGAGTAGGAGGATCCAACTGACAAACGGAGCCAAGTACAGAGGTCTCCCAGGTCATTCCGCCTAAATAAAATGATAGTTTTACTTAAGGGGAAATTTTGACCTCCCCCACCCCCCCACCCACCCTACAAATACAATTACATGTAGGAcaaattatttctcaaaacTAATGTGCAATAGAATCTTGTTAAACTACTTGATTAAAACAGTATCAGTACACCTAGGTCCAAGTAGGTGTTTTGAGTTCAAAATTACTCCAACATATAGGAACTCATCTTTGAGGTGGCGGAACACATATATTCTCTCACATTTTGAACCTTGCAAGGGGTACTCCAACTTAAGCCAAACTGTCTAAATAGGTGAGGAAGACGAAAGAAATTACTAAAGCGAGTAAAAGGGGTATTATTGGACGAAGAGTTCCTTGTCTTCTGTCGGTTAGCAGAATCAGAAATAGATTCTTATCAAATAAATGATATCAGAAGAATGCAACAGGCTACATAGCAGTTTAGATGCTTATTTTATTACATAACAACTTTAGATGATACTAATTATAAAAGAATCCAACTGAAGAGGAGATTTAAGGACACTTACCGGAGGTCCTAGTTCTGGAGGTATGATTATCCTCCTTTTGCCCCCAGGTCTCATGTCTCTAATTCCTTCCTCAAAACCTGCAATCATACTTTTCTGCTTATTACAAAATTTTCTCTGAGAGGTAAAGATATTACAAGATTGTGTGTTAGTTTAGATCACCTGGGACCAATGCTTTAGTGCCCATCCGAATCTTTGCAGGAGAACCTTGAATGTATGTGCTGTCAATACGACGTCCAGACTCGTTATAACCAATATAGTGGAAAGTCACCTGCCAATGGTTAAAGAAATTTGGGTATGAATGCAGCAATGCAAATAATCAGCGAAAAGTAATctgtttatcattttttaatgcAATTAAACCTTGCTTTCTCTTTAATTTGAAATCTGATGTCCTTTtttcaaaggaaaaataaagtgaaatacAAAAGGATCATCGCTAAGTCGAGGTGCCAAGTTGTACTAAGCCCAACAGAGCTTCGTAATGATATAACCAGCCCAAGTCAGCTCTTTTGCATTCATACATATGTCAGAATAACTACATAACACTTAAAACAGTCCCCTTCCTCTGACGGAAAATAGATTTCACAATGATTGTCCTTAGTCAACTTCATAGAACTCAGGTGTGAAAGATCAAAGTGATTTACCAAGCTTTCAGTTCAGCAATGACTACATAAGGAGCCCAGGTAGTTAATATTGAATTATATCGAGTAAGTGACATTTTGTTTTGGTACTCAAAAATCCATAAAGAAACAACTAACAACTATCACCCATCACTGTAGTATGTCTAACATAAGTCTACATTGGACAGAGGAAAACCACTATCGGAAGAGTAAGATATGTTAATACACACATCCAAGGATCATCTTAATTACAAACCAAAATGGTAAAAGACTACAGTACTAGATGCAATGACCTGTGCCGCGACAGTTTCTACAAGATCAAATGAAACTTATGAATGCAATAACATACAAACAAAACAATTACATAATAAAGCatataaaaaatgatcaaaaaagGAAATGCATTTTTTTATCATGAATGTACCATATTGGTTCCAAGTCTCCGGTAGAGAAATGAATGTACGAACAGTATACTATTTTCCCAATAggatatatatattcaaaataaatgacaatttaATAAAAGTAAATCACGTTTTTCAGGAacaaagaatgaaagaaaaccTGTTGACCATCCTTTGGGCAATCACCTTCACCAACAGAAAAATCCCACAATATAAGACCTGAATCACGCTTTTCATAGTTGTCAGGCGTTACTACTTTAACTGTAAAACCTGAAAAAGGATTTGAAGAGTCACTATCACATTATAAAGTATCGTGGTATCAAAAGAAGGAAATGGATGTCTAACTACTGATGTCTTAAACTTGGGTACTACACATGGTCTTTTCCACCCACACAGTC
Proteins encoded in this window:
- the LOC125866155 gene encoding peptidyl-prolyl cis-trans isomerase FKBP20-2, chloroplastic isoform X1; its protein translation is MLLNLSNISSPYTLSASHTTKSFPRQKSTFQCCLAATLQDKRVREQKVNVLHYEDNMKRRSLLFFLITSGISPAFPAFGKTKSKNPYDERRLLEQNRRIQRENNAPEEFPSFIREGFTVKVVTPDNYEKRDSGLILWDFSVGEGDCPKDGQQVTFHYIGYNESGRRIDSTYIQGSPAKIRMGTKALVPGFEEGIRDMRPGGKRRIIIPPELGPPVGPSTFFSSKQFEVFDVELLDVQDCKRRTIGFYSDVICN
- the LOC125866155 gene encoding peptidyl-prolyl cis-trans isomerase FKBP20-2, chloroplastic isoform X2, with product MLLNLSNISSPSEIQNIFRVREQKVNVLHYEDNMKRRSLLFFLITSGISPAFPAFGKTKSKNPYDERRLLEQNRRIQRENNAPEEFPSFIREGFTVKVVTPDNYEKRDSGLILWDFSVGEGDCPKDGQQVTFHYIGYNESGRRIDSTYIQGSPAKIRMGTKALVPGFEEGIRDMRPGGKRRIIIPPELGPPVGPSTFFSSKQFEVFDVELLDVQDCKRRTIGFYSDVICN